The window GGACGGCTTCAGCACCACCGTGCAGCCGGCGGCCAGGGCCGGGGCGACCTTCTGGGCGGTCAGCAGCAGCGGGCCGTTCCAGGCGACGATCGCGGCGACCACACCGACCGGTTCGCGCAGCGTGAGCACCATGTGGTCGCCACCCTGATAGCCGGGCAGCGTCTCACCGGCGAGCTTGTCGACCCATCCGGCGTGGTGGTCGAAGATGTCCGCGACACATTCGACGGACATCGCATACGTCTCGCCGAAACTGACCGGCACACCGTTGTCGAGGGCGACCAGCGTCTGCAGTTCCGCGGCGTTCTCCCGGATGGCGTCGGCGATGCGACGCAAGACCTTGATTCTCTCCTTCGCCCTGGTACGCGGCCACGTGCCCTCGTCGAACGCGGTGCGAGCAGCGCGTACCGCCGCGTCCACGTCGGATGCCGAGGCGATGGCGAACGTGCCGACCTCCTCGGCGGTCGCCGGGTGCAGATGGTTCCAGGTGGCGCCGTCGGCGGACGGGCGCCAGTCGCCGGCGATCAGCAGTTCTCCGCCGGCCAGGCCGACCTCGTCGCGTTTGGCCTTGATCGAGAGCACCATGCCGACCTCCGGGCGCGCGAATTGAAACAGGTTCTACTTCTCGGCACGGTACGCCGTGTCCCGGAGGTCCGCCAGATACGCCGGCCATTCACCGCCGCCGTGCACCGCCAGCGAGGCCCCACTGATGTACCCGGCCAGCGGAGAGGCGAGCAGAAGACAGGCGCCGGCCACCTCCCCCGCGGTCGCCGCCCGCCCCATCGGAACGGTCCGCGCCACCGTCGACGCCGCCCGACCGTCGCGCCGGCCGAGATCGTCATGGACGCCACCCCGGGCCGGAGCGACGGCCGACCCGGCCCCCGCCGACCCGGCCCCCGCCGACCCGGCCCCCGCCGACCCGGCCCCCGCCGACCCGGCCCCCGCCGACCCGGCCCCCGCCGACCCGGACGCCTCGACCGGGCCGACCACCAGGGTGTTCACCCGCACCCTCGGAGCCCACTCCGCGGCCAGGCTGGTGGCGAGGTGGTGAAGGCCGGCCTTGGCCGCACCGTAGGCGGCGGTCCCGGGCGACGGCCGAGTCCCGCTGACGCTGCCGATCATGAGGATGACGCCGCCGGTGTCCTGATCCCGCATGACCGCGTTGGCCGCCTGCGCCACGTGTAGAGGTGCGAGGAGATTGAGTTCGATGATCTTCGCGTGCAGGCGCGGGGACGCTTCTCCAGCGGGCACCTCCGGGCTGCCACCCGCGTTGTTGATCACGACATCCACCCGCCCGAAACGATCGATCGCCGCCTCGATCAGGGCCGCGGCCTGGGCCGGATCACGCACGTCCGCCTGGAAGAACTCCACCCCCGAGGAAGCCGCCGCGGAGGACGACGAGACCGAGGGGGCGGAACGGTGGCCGGGCAGAGCGACCGGGGACGAGGTCGGTGGGGTGCGGCCGCAGATCAGGACGTCGGCGCCGGCGGCGCGGAACGCGGCCGCGATGGCGGCTCCGATGCCCCGGGTGCCGCCGGTGACCACCACGGCGCGGCCGGTGAAGTCGAGGGGGTCCATGAATGTCGATGCTAGCCACCCAAGCAAGCGCTAGGTTAGCCTGACCGCCGTGGGGATCGATCTGCAGCGTGGCGCGGTCGCCGAGGTGATCGTGGATTTTCCGCCGGTCAACGCGCTTCCGGCGGCCGGTTGGCACGCCCTCGCCGACGCGATCGGCGCCGCCGGGGCCGACGAGCAGACCCGGGTGGTGGTGCTGGCGGCCGAGGGCCGGGGGTTCTGCGCCGGTGTCGACATCAAGGAGATGCAGCGGACACCCGGGCACGAGGCGCTGCTGGCCGCGAACCGGGGGTGTGCGGCGGCGTTCGGCGCGGTCTACGACTGCCCGGTCCCGGTGATCGCCGCGGTTCAGGGGTTCTGTCTGGGCGGCGGGGTCGGCCTGGTCGGCAACGCCGATCTGGTGATCGCGGCCGACGACGCCACGTTCGGGCTGCCCGAGGTGGACCGGGGCGCGCTGGGTGCGGCCACCCATCTGGCCCGGCTGGTTCCGCACCAGCTGATGCGGACCATGGTCTACACCTGCCGGCCGGTGACCGCGCGGGAGTTGCACCGGTTCGGGACGGTGCTGGAGGTGGTTCCGGCGGCCGGGCTGCGCCGGGCCGCGCACCGGGTGGCCGAGGAGATCGCGGCGAAGGACCCGCTGGTGATCAGGCGGGCCAAGGAGTCGCTGAACGGGATCGACCCGATCGACGTCAAGCGCTCCTACCGGTTCGAGCAGGGCTTCACGTTCGAGCTGAACCTGAACGGCGCCGGCGACCGGGCCCGGCAGAGGTTCGTGGAGGGCCGGTGAAGATGGAAGTCAGCATCGAGGACGCGGTCGCCGAGGTCCGGGACGGGATGACCGTCGGGATCGGCGGCTGGGGCTCCCGACGGAAACCGATGGCTCTGGTCCGGGCGCTGCTGAGGGCCGGCCGCAAGGACCTGACCCTGGTCAGTTACGGCGGACCGGACGTCGGACTGCTGGTCGCCGCGGGGCTCGTACGCCGGATAGTCACCGGTTTCGTCTCGCTGGACAGCATCCCGCTGGAGCCGCACTTCCGGGCCGCCCGCAGCGCGGGCACGGTCGAGCTGACCGAATATGACGAGGGCATGCTGTATTGGGGTCTGCTGGCCGGCGCGAACCGGCTGCCGTTCCTGCCGATCCGCGCCGGTCTGGGTTCGGACGTGATGCGGGTGAACCCGGGTCTGAAAACTGTCCGCTCGCCCTACTCCGACGGCACCGAGCTGGTGGCGATGCCGGCGATCACCATGGACGTGGCGTTCATCCACCTGAACCGGGCCGACGCCTCCGGCAACGGCCGCTACCTGGGCCCCGACCCGTACTTCGACGACCTGTTCTGCCTGGCCGCGAAACGACGGTTCCTGTCGTGTGAACGTCTGCAGGAGACCGACGACCTGATCAACGGCGGTCCGCCGCAGACGCTGCTGGTCAACCGGTCGATGGTGGACGGCGTGGTGGAGACCCCGCACGGTGCGCACTTCACCAGCTGCGTCCCCGACTACGGACGGGACGAGACGTTTCAGAAGGAGTACGCCACGACCGACTGGGACACGTTCCGGGCCCGCTATCTGGACGGCGACGAGGACGACTACCAGCGGGCGGTACGGCGATGACCCGCGCCGAGACGTGCGTGGTGGCGTGTGCCGAGGCGTGGCGCGGCGACGGTGCGGTGCTGGCCGGCTCGGCCGGGGTCGTTCCGGGGCTGGGTGCCCGGCTGGCGCAGCTCACGTTCGCCCCGGATCTGCTGGTCACCGACGGTGAGGCGACCCTGCTGCGGGACGGGCGGGTGGAGGGCTGGCTGCCGTACCGCCAGGTCTTCGCGATCGTCGCGGCCGGCACCCGGCACGTGATGATGGGTGCGAGCCAGCTGGACCGGTTCGGCAATCAGAACATCTCCTGCGTCGGCCCGTGGGAGCGGCCGGTCTCGCAGCTGCTGTGCGTGCGCGGCGCACCCGGGAACACGGTGAACCACCCGGTCAGCTACTGGGTGCCCCGGCATTCGCCGCGGGTGTTCGTCGAGCACGTCGACATGGTCTCCGGGGTCGGCCACGATCGCGGCGCGCACGAGATCCGCCTGGTCGTCACGAATCTGGCGGTCCTCGACTTCGCCACCCCGGACCGGTCGATGCGGCTGCGGTCGGTGCATCCGGGGGTCACGGTGGACGAGGTGGTCGCGGCGACCGGCTTCACGTTGACCGTTCCTGATCAGGTTCCGGAGACCCGTGGGCCCACCCCGGATGAGCAGCGGCTGATCCGGGAGCACCTCGATCCGGACGGCCGCCGGGATCGGGAGGTCGGATGAGGACGGCGCTCACCGACCTGCTCGGCTGCCGGCATCCGATCGTGCAGACCGGGATGGGCTACGTCGCCGGGGCCGGTCTGGTGTCGGCGGTGGCCGAAGCCGGCGGTTTCGGCATCGTGGCCTCCGCGACGATGCCCCTCGACCAGCTCGAAGCCACGATCACAGAGATCAAGAGCAAGACCGACAATCCCTTCGGCGTCAATGTACGGGCGGACGCCCCCGATGCCACGCAACGCATCGACCTGCTGATCCGGGAACGGGTGAAGCTCGCCTCGTTCGCCCTCGCACCGGACCGTGACCTGATCCGCCGGTGCGCCGACGGCGGGGTGCTGACCATGCCGTCGGTGGGTGCGCGCCGGCACGCCGAGAAGGTCGCGGCCTGGGGTGTGGACGCCGTCCTCGTCCAGGGCGGTGAGGGCGGCGGGCACACCGGACCGGTGCCGACGACGCTGCTGCTGCCACAGGTGGTGGACGCGGTGGACATCCCGGTGGTGGCGGCCGGTGGGTTCTTCGACGGGCGGGGGCTGCTCGCCGCGCTGGCCTACGGGGCGGCCGGGGTGGCGATGGGCACCCGGTTCCTGCTCACCTCGGACAGTCCGGTCGGGGCGCGGGTGAAGCAGCTCTACCTCGATGCGGACGTGACCGGCACCGTCGTCACCACCCGAGTGGACGGTGTGCCGCATCGGGTGCTGCGTACCCCGTACATCCGCGGGTTGGAGAGATCGGGGAGGGTGACCGCGCTGCTGAGGTCGGCCCGGCACGCTGTCGCGTTCCGGCGTCTCGCCGGCATGTCGTGGCCGCAACTGGTGCGCGCCGGGCGGGCGGCGCGGCACGGGCGCGATCTGAGCTGGGCGCAGACGCTGATGGCGGCGGGCACGCCGGTGCTGCTGCGGACGGCGATGGTGGAGGGGCGCCCGGAGTACGGGGTGATGTCGGCCGGGCAGGTCGCCGGAGTGATCGACGACCTGCCGTCGTGCGCCGAACTGATCACCCGGATCATGCGGGAGGCGGACGACGGATTGGGGCGGCTCACAGCCGTTCGATGATCGTCACGTTGGCCTGGCCGCCGCCCTCGCACATGGTCTGCAGGCCGTAGCGTCCGCCGCACCGTTCGAGTTCGTGCAGCATGCCGACCATGAGCCGGGCGCCGGTCGCGCCGAGCGGGTGCCCGAGGGCGATCGCGCCGCCGTTCACGTTGACCCGGCCGGGGTCGGCGCCGGTCTCCTTCAGCCAGGCCAGGACGACACTGGCGAACGCCTCGTTCACCTCGAAACGGTCGATGTCGTCGATGCTCAGCCCGGTATTCCGGAGAGCGTGGGCGGTCGCCGGGATCGGCGCGGAGAGCATCAGCACCGGGTCGTCACCTCGGGCGGAGAGGTGGTGGATGCGCGCTCGCGGACGCAGACCGTGGTCCCGGACGGCCCGTTCACTCGCGACCAGTAGCGCGGCGGCCCCGTCCGCGATCTGACTCGCCATCGCGGCCGTGGTGACCCCACCCTCCCGAAGCGGCTTCAGCGCGGCGATCCGCTCGGCGCTGGTGTCCCGGCGCGGACACTCATCAACACCATTCGCACCGCCCCAGCCGGCCGCGTCGCCGGAATCGCGGGC of the Actinoplanes sichuanensis genome contains:
- a CDS encoding CoA-transferase subunit beta; this encodes MTRAETCVVACAEAWRGDGAVLAGSAGVVPGLGARLAQLTFAPDLLVTDGEATLLRDGRVEGWLPYRQVFAIVAAGTRHVMMGASQLDRFGNQNISCVGPWERPVSQLLCVRGAPGNTVNHPVSYWVPRHSPRVFVEHVDMVSGVGHDRGAHEIRLVVTNLAVLDFATPDRSMRLRSVHPGVTVDEVVAATGFTLTVPDQVPETRGPTPDEQRLIREHLDPDGRRDREVG
- a CDS encoding enoyl-CoA hydratase family protein, whose protein sequence is MGIDLQRGAVAEVIVDFPPVNALPAAGWHALADAIGAAGADEQTRVVVLAAEGRGFCAGVDIKEMQRTPGHEALLAANRGCAAAFGAVYDCPVPVIAAVQGFCLGGGVGLVGNADLVIAADDATFGLPEVDRGALGAATHLARLVPHQLMRTMVYTCRPVTARELHRFGTVLEVVPAAGLRRAAHRVAEEIAAKDPLVIRRAKESLNGIDPIDVKRSYRFEQGFTFELNLNGAGDRARQRFVEGR
- a CDS encoding NAD(P)H-dependent flavin oxidoreductase — encoded protein: MRTALTDLLGCRHPIVQTGMGYVAGAGLVSAVAEAGGFGIVASATMPLDQLEATITEIKSKTDNPFGVNVRADAPDATQRIDLLIRERVKLASFALAPDRDLIRRCADGGVLTMPSVGARRHAEKVAAWGVDAVLVQGGEGGGHTGPVPTTLLLPQVVDAVDIPVVAAGGFFDGRGLLAALAYGAAGVAMGTRFLLTSDSPVGARVKQLYLDADVTGTVVTTRVDGVPHRVLRTPYIRGLERSGRVTALLRSARHAVAFRRLAGMSWPQLVRAGRAARHGRDLSWAQTLMAAGTPVLLRTAMVEGRPEYGVMSAGQVAGVIDDLPSCAELITRIMREADDGLGRLTAVR
- a CDS encoding CoA transferase subunit A produces the protein MEVSIEDAVAEVRDGMTVGIGGWGSRRKPMALVRALLRAGRKDLTLVSYGGPDVGLLVAAGLVRRIVTGFVSLDSIPLEPHFRAARSAGTVELTEYDEGMLYWGLLAGANRLPFLPIRAGLGSDVMRVNPGLKTVRSPYSDGTELVAMPAITMDVAFIHLNRADASGNGRYLGPDPYFDDLFCLAAKRRFLSCERLQETDDLINGGPPQTLLVNRSMVDGVVETPHGAHFTSCVPDYGRDETFQKEYATTDWDTFRARYLDGDEDDYQRAVRR
- a CDS encoding SDR family oxidoreductase, which translates into the protein MDPLDFTGRAVVVTGGTRGIGAAIAAAFRAAGADVLICGRTPPTSSPVALPGHRSAPSVSSSSAAASSGVEFFQADVRDPAQAAALIEAAIDRFGRVDVVINNAGGSPEVPAGEASPRLHAKIIELNLLAPLHVAQAANAVMRDQDTGGVILMIGSVSGTRPSPGTAAYGAAKAGLHHLATSLAAEWAPRVRVNTLVVGPVEASGSAGAGSAGAGSAGAGSAGAGSAGAGSAGAGSAVAPARGGVHDDLGRRDGRAASTVARTVPMGRAATAGEVAGACLLLASPLAGYISGASLAVHGGGEWPAYLADLRDTAYRAEK